CCACGAGTTCCCAGAGTGTTCCTTCCTGTACGGCTGCACGGACGCGGGAGATCTCGGCCATGGTGACTGCGAGGTTGTGGTAGGCGAGGAGTTTCTGCCGGTCGGGGGATTTGCGGAGTTCGTCTGCGGTGTGCGATCGGCAGACGGGGCAGGCGCAGGGAAGTTCGCTCATTTCGTCGAGTTTGAGAGTGCCGGACGGGGTGATATAGCGGCCTTCTTTTGCATACAATGCGTAGGCTGCGGAATCGAAGACGTCGCAGCCGAGGGCGACGGCGAGGGCAAACATGGAGGGGTGACCTGCGCCGAACAGATGTACGCATGCTCCCGGGTTGAGGCCTTTTTTGGCGGCGATGATGACATCGACGAGTTCGCGGTAGCGGTAGGCTTCCATGAGGGGGACGACTGCTCCAACCGGGCAGTAGGCGAAGCCCATTTCGGATACGGTGCGGCCTGCGGTCTCCCGCAGATCTTCGAAGACGGCTCCCTGAACCGGGCCGGAGAGCGGGGCGTCGGGACCGAAGATCTCTTTGGCTTCCCGCATGCGGTCCATGGTGATCTCCATCTGGGCGATGACGTCCTCGCGGGGGGTGTCGGGGTGCGTCGGGATGTCTAAGGGAACCCAGATATCAGAACCGATATCCCGCTGGAAGGAGAGGGTCTGTTCATTGGTGATGTCGACGCTTCCATAGACGGACATCTGGAATGAGCCGGAGTCGGTCATGATCAGCCCGTCGAAGTCGAGGACGTCGTGCAGGCCGCGTTCGAGTGCCTGATGCCGGAACTCTTCGCTTTTGGAGAAGATGTAGGCGTTGGTGATGATGCCTTCCACGCCCATTTTTTTCATTTCGGCGGGGGGGATGATCTGCAGATGCGGGTTGACGACCGGCAGCAGTGCCGGGGTTCGGATGGTTTTGTCGCCGACTTTGAGTTTGCCGACGCGTCCTGCGATGTCTTTGTGGATTACTTCAAAATATATGCCCATGCCCGGTTGTCTCCATGTGGAAAAAGATGGTACATGTTTGGCGGGGGGTGTATTAAATATGGGGATTGTCCGGTATGATGCCAGAAAAAGATTTAGTAGATTTCTCCGGAACGTTTTTTTCTGGAAGCTGTTGGGGGGTAAGTGGTGAGTGGGCATGATGAAAAAGGAAAACGCGAGATTTCGCAGAGTCGCAAGGTGAGTGAGTGGTAAGTGGGCAGGATGAAAAAAGGAAACGCAGATAACGCAG
The window above is part of the Methanocorpusculum vombati genome. Proteins encoded here:
- the tgtA gene encoding tRNA guanosine(15) transglycosylase TgtA, with the protein product MGIYFEVIHKDIAGRVGKLKVGDKTIRTPALLPVVNPHLQIIPPAEMKKMGVEGIITNAYIFSKSEEFRHQALERGLHDVLDFDGLIMTDSGSFQMSVYGSVDITNEQTLSFQRDIGSDIWVPLDIPTHPDTPREDVIAQMEITMDRMREAKEIFGPDAPLSGPVQGAVFEDLRETAGRTVSEMGFAYCPVGAVVPLMEAYRYRELVDVIIAAKKGLNPGACVHLFGAGHPSMFALAVALGCDVFDSAAYALYAKEGRYITPSGTLKLDEMSELPCACPVCRSHTADELRKSPDRQKLLAYHNLAVTMAEISRVRAAVQEGTLWELVDERCRAHPRLLDGYRRLLERSGELEHLDRATKRRFFYRGAESCDRTEVRKYHEMIPRVKLSDVSLIDAGGPVPSRFAEVIGFKPPFGPVPYELAETFPVGPCEIPSWDETMVSCGIKGLAALLAANPDTNVTISTTEEWAPLFRAAFPDCEVIT